TTGGAAAAACCTGCGATCCGATGAATCCTGTTGGAAGCTGTATGGTTTCTGATGAAGGAACTTGCAGAATCTTTTATAAATACAGTAAATTCAGATAAATACAATAATTCTTTTTTGTTTTAGAGCGCTATTTTTGAAAATATTCCGTATTTTAAAATTAAAAGTCCAACCAGAATCGGCTGGTGGATTATGTAAATAAAAAGGGTGTTTTGTCCTAAAAAACATATTTTATTGAAAAATTTATTTTTGAAAATTTCAAATGAATATCTCGAAACTCCATTTTTATAATATTTTTCTGAAAAATTCATTCCAAGTAGGTAAATTCCAAACCACGGAAAAATCGGAAAGTAATCAAGAGTGTAAAAGTTACGGGGCATTATTCCAAAAATGAGTAAATATGGAGTATCTAAAACATTCCCATTAAATAAAAATCCGATAATCAAAAAAATAAAAGCGAAAAACAGATTCATTTTTTTAAAGCGGTAAAATATAATTCCAAAAATCCCTGAAATCGCCAAAAAATGTATAATTCCAAAATATATTGTTCCGGATGTTAAAAAACTGCCTGTAATAATTGTTATCAATATTGCAATTGTAAAAAGCTTTGTAAAACGAATAAAGTAGTTTTTATAGTTTAAATTATTAGATGCAACTTTTTTTGAAAAACTGATGTTAAAAGAAACCCCTGAAATGAATATAAACATGGAAGCCACAAAAAGAGCAAAAATACTCCAGAATAACAGATTTTCAGAATATCCTAAAAAATATTTTAAATCAGTTACAAAATTTGAAATAACCATCAGTATTATTGCAATTCCCCTAACAAAGTCTATTTCTAAATACCTGTTTTTCTGCATAATTGTGATATAAATTTTAAAGAATTAATAATTAGTGATTTACATTTCAAGGATATTTGCCTTGAGTTTGTATGCACTACTGCAATTCATTTTCTCTTCATCGAGTATCTTAATATCTTTTAAACACTTCAAACCCTGTTTTTCAGCAGTTTTTTCGATTCCCATCTGTTTATCAGTATCTATTTCCAAAACATGCGCTTCGAGTTCTTTTATATTTGAAAGACATGCAGCTACTGCCCTGTGGTGGCCATCGACTAAAATATACTTTTCATTTTTATTTGTCTTTATAACAATTATTGGTTCAGCAAGTCCCCGTTTTAACTCGTATGCTCTACCATAAAGCTCATCTTCGTAAACCGTAGCCTGAGTTGGAACCAAATCATCGATATGAATTGTTTCTCGCTTTGTAGTTACTTCGTATCCCAAATTTATGTAAGAATTTACTATTTTTTTGAGCTTTTTTGGCGTGGTTTTTTCGATTTGCGACCTTATAACATCAGTATTTGTGATAATTCCAAGAATATTATTGTTTTCATCAACTACAGGAAGTTTTGAAAATCCAGTTCTAAACATTATCCGTCCAACATCCATTATCTTGGTGTTTGGCTTTGTAACGATCATTTCGTCCCTTGAAGTCATAAATTCACTTACTTTAATCGATTCATCCTTTCCGATAAGGTCGTGAACTGAAACAATGCCTTTAACTTTTGAATTAACCACAACTGGAAACGTATCGTGAGTAGTTTCCTTTACAAGCTTTATTATATCTGAAACCGTAGCATCAGGAGTTATAGAATGAACTTTTTTTGTCATATACTCTTCTGCATAAACCATGATTTCTACCTTTTTTTGTAAAGTATTTCTCCAGTTTTTAAATTTACAATTTCTAAAATCCTATGAAATGGAACGTGTGTTTCGTCAAAAACAAGAAAAGAGTCTTCAATAACGATATTTTTTAAAGGGACTGCTTTTTCATCGTTTTTTGCGCCCCTGTGAAGATATGTTATATTATAATCTTCGGGATTATAGTCGGGATGCCACAACAACTTGTTTATAAGTTCTTTTAGCATTTTATCAGAATA
Above is a genomic segment from Methanococcus maripaludis containing:
- a CDS encoding DUF504 domain-containing protein; this encodes MLKELINKLLWHPDYNPEDYNITYLHRGAKNDEKAVPLKNIVIEDSFLVFDETHVPFHRILEIVNLKTGEILYKKR
- a CDS encoding CBS domain-containing protein, with protein sequence MVYAEEYMTKKVHSITPDATVSDIIKLVKETTHDTFPVVVNSKVKGIVSVHDLIGKDESIKVSEFMTSRDEMIVTKPNTKIMDVGRIMFRTGFSKLPVVDENNNILGIITNTDVIRSQIEKTTPKKLKKIVNSYINLGYEVTTKRETIHIDDLVPTQATVYEDELYGRAYELKRGLAEPIIVIKTNKNEKYILVDGHHRAVAACLSNIKELEAHVLEIDTDKQMGIEKTAEKQGLKCLKDIKILDEEKMNCSSAYKLKANILEM
- a CDS encoding heparan-alpha-glucosaminide N-acetyltransferase produces the protein MQKNRYLEIDFVRGIAIILMVISNFVTDLKYFLGYSENLLFWSIFALFVASMFIFISGVSFNISFSKKVASNNLNYKNYFIRFTKLFTIAILITIITGSFLTSGTIYFGIIHFLAISGIFGIIFYRFKKMNLFFAFIFLIIGFLFNGNVLDTPYLLIFGIMPRNFYTLDYFPIFPWFGIYLLGMNFSEKYYKNGVSRYSFEIFKNKFFNKICFLGQNTLFIYIIHQPILVGLLILKYGIFSKIAL